One window of the Triticum dicoccoides isolate Atlit2015 ecotype Zavitan chromosome 3B, WEW_v2.0, whole genome shotgun sequence genome contains the following:
- the LOC119279697 gene encoding senescence-induced receptor-like serine/threonine-protein kinase, producing MAISFSCSACSQKSSATKLTWFFALLLILATMIQVRAQPPTAEINRLVATACLAIHVAINDLVCILNLKHMKLMHTHRLSGFVNIDCGWTNSSAYIDNTTRIVYRFDGESVEGGLSHEISEEFMAGAANEQQKTLRSFPDGPRNCYTLASIIGKKYLLRALFTYGNYDGLNKTMDGSPFLFGLHIGVNFWESVNLTNTDPSDTVWKEVITVAPSNAVSVCLINFGSGTPFISALELRPLEDTMYPFVNTSVSISYFQRFRFGNITDPITRYPTDNYDRFWQRWPDTSYPWINLNTNNKVKSLDNVFNVPSDIFQKALTIDTNYSHMSIIVATGRNQDGKSLQLLPIFHFADINERNLSRRFNIYNAEDLLFPDFSPLRFQMDSKYKSGEFLHADAFFNLSKTPSSSLPPLINALEVYSLVRMDNLTTDSADDKYIKEVKTHYNLAQRNWNGDPCSPREYSWEGLTCDYSKSNQNPRIVTVNLSTSRLRGGFAISFMNMTSLENLDLSHNNLTGAIPDYQLKSLKFLDLSNNKLDGPISDSILQRFQAGLLDLRLEGNPVCSNLKDTYCSKKKKNTTSTMLIAVIVPVVLVSLLVVMGILWKLYWKGKSGDDEDSMYEEETPLHIDIRRFTYTELKHITNDFQSIIGKGGFGTVYHGTLENDDEVAVKVLMEKSIAESTDFLPEVQTLSKVHHKNLVTLQGYCQNKKCLALVYDFMPRGNLQQLLRGGDYSLNWEQRLHIALDAAQGLEYLHELCTPSIVHRDVKTPNILLDKNLVGIISDFGLSRAFNDAHTHISTAAAAGTPGYIDPEYHASYQITVKTDVYSFGIVLLEIITGQPPLLMDPQTVHLPNWVRQKIAMGSIRDVVDKRLLDQYDASSLQSVVDLAMNCVENAAIDRPTMTVVATRLKGLLPAVSSEKQSASATPRRTYSMDSEIPRQFQLMISGASNEGSSFQSGHTNGMSQMSLLSGR from the exons ATGGCAATCAGCTTCAGTTGCTCGGCATGTTCTCAGAAAAGTAGTGCTACAAAGCTGACATGGTTCTTTGCGCTGCTTCTCATCCTGGCCACGATGATTCAAGTCCGAGCGCAGCCCCCTACCGCTG AAATCAACAGATTAGTAGCTACTGCATGTCTAGCCATACATGTCGCGATCAATGATTTAGTATGCATCTTAAACTTGAAGCACATGAAACTGATGCATACTCACCGTCTTTCAGGGTTCGTAAACATCGATTGTGGATGGACAAACAGCAGTGCCTACATCGACAACACCACCAGAATAGTGTACCGTTTCGATGGTGAATCTGTCGAGGGCGGTTTGAGCCATGAAATTTCGGAGGAGTTCATGGCTGGCGCAGCAAATGAGCAACAAAAAACCTTGAGGAGCTTCCCTGACGGCCCAAGGAATTGCTATACACTGGCATCCATCATTGGTAAGAAGTATCTACTGAGGGCCTTGTTCACTTACGGCAATTATGACGGGTTGAACAAGACTATGGACGGGTCACCATTTCTGTTTGGGCTCCACATCGGGGTCAATTTCTGGGAGTCGGTGAACTTGACAAATACGGATCCATCAGACACCGTGTGGAAGGAGGTGATCACCGTTGCTCCGAGCAACGCCGTGTCCGTCTGCCTGATAAACTTTGGTTCAGGGACTCCCTTCATATCTGCGTTGGAGCTGAGGCCACTAGAAGATACGATGTACCCTTTCGTCAATACTTCTGTGTCAATCAGCTACTTTCAACGGTTCAGATTTGGCAACATCACCGACCCTATCACAAG ATATCCAACGGACAATTATGACCGGTTCTGGCAGAGGTGGCCCGATACATCCTACCCCTGGATCAACCTGAACACGAACAATAAAGTGAAGAGCCTCGACAACGTCTTCAACGTGCCGTCGGACATCTTCCAGAAGGCGTTGACCATAGACACAAACTACTCCCACATGAGCATCATCGTGGCAACGGGTCGCAATCAAGATGGCAAGAGCCTACAGCTTCTCCCAATCTTTCACTTTGCCGATATCAACGAGAGGAACCTGAGCAGGAGGTTCAACATCTACAACGCCGAAGATTTATTGTTCCCAGACTTCTCCCCGCTGCGATTCCAGATGGACAGCAAGTACAAGAGCGGGGAGTTCCTGCACGCCGATGCATTCTTCAACTTGAGCAAGACACCCAGCTCGAGTCTACCGCCGCTCATCAACGCTTTGGAGGTGTACTCACTCGTCCGGATGGATAATCTCACCACCGACTCCGCCGATG ACAAGTACATAAAAGAAGTCAAGACACACTACAATTTGGCACAAAGAAACTGGAATGGAGATCCATGCTCCCCAAGAGAGTATTCTTGGGAAGGTTTGACTTGCGACTACTCTAAGAGCAACCAGAATCCAAGGATTGTCACAGT AAATCTGTCTACCAGCAGACTGAGGGGTGGATTTGCCATATCATTCATGAACATGACATCACTTGAAAACTT GGATTTATCACACAACAATTTGACGGGAGCTATTCCAGACTATCAATTGAAGTCACTTAAATTTCT TGACTTGTCAAATAACAAGCTAGATGGACCAATCTCTGACTCTATTCTTCAAAGATTTCAGGCCGGATTGCTGGACTTAAG ATTAGAAGGCAATCCTGTATGCTCAAACCTAAAAGATACGTActgttcaaagaagaagaagaacaccacATCTACCATGCTTATCGCAGTGATAGTTCCTGTGGTACTGGTATCCCTCCTAGTAGTGATGGGCATACTCTGGAAGTTATACTGGAAAG GGAAGTCGGGAGATGATGAAGATTCTATGTATGAAGAGGAAACTCCACTACATATTGATATCAGACGGTTCACATACACAGAACTGAAGCACATAACAAACGACTTCCAATCAATCATTGGAAAAGGAGGTTTTGGTACTGTTTATCATGGCACACTGGAAAATGACGATGAAGTAGCTGTTAAGGTGCTTATGGAGAAATCAATAGCAGAGTCAACAGACTTCCTCCCCGAG GTGCAAACCTTGTCGAAAGTTCATCACAAGAATCTCGTGACTTTGCAAGGATATTGCCAAAACAAGAAATGCCTAGCACTCGTTTATGATTTCATGCCCAGAGGAAATCTTCAACAGCTTTTAAGAG GAGGTGACTATAGTTTGAATTGGGAACAACGACTCCATATTGCACTTGATGCTGCACAAG GACTGGAGTATCTACATGAGTTATGCACCCCGTCAATCGTGCACAGAGATGTCAAGACCCCCAACATCCTTCTGGACAAGAATCTGGTGGGAATAATATCTGATTTTGGGCTTTCGCGGGCTTTTAACGATGCTCACACGCACatatctactgctgctgctgctggcactCCTGGGTACATCGACCCCGAGTACCATGCATCTTACCAAATCACTGTCAAGACAGACGTTTACAGCTTCGGCATCGTGCTCTTGGAGATCATCACCGGACAACCCCCACTATTAATGGACCCTCAAACCGTCCACCTACCAAATTGGGTGCGTCAAAAGATAGCTATGGGAAGCATTCGTGATGTTGTAGATAAGAGACTGCTGGATCAGTATGATGCCAGTTCCCTGCAGAGTGTGGTGGACCTTGCCATGAACTGCGTGGAAAACGCAGCCATCGACAGGCCAACCATGACTGTGGTTGCCACGAGGCTCAAAGGGTTGTTGCCAGCGGTTTCAAGTGAAAAGCAGTCTGCTTCTGCGACCCCTCGACGTACCTACTCCATGGATAGTGAAATTCCAAGGCAGTTCCAGCTGATGATTTCAGGAGCAAGCAACGAGGGGAGCTCCTTCCAGTCTGGCCATACCAATGGGATGTCACAAATGAGCCTCTTATCTGGACGGTGA
- the LOC119279698 gene encoding probable LRR receptor-like serine/threonine-protein kinase At2g28960, whose amino-acid sequence MREKSLPVLSAPTRCRLRASPFLPEGRRCYPSSTPLRVPGETVGHVRAAASSTSHPFLERGKPFFGNEQQKTLRSFPQGSRNCYTLPSTIGKFLLRAMFTYGNYDGLNSTMSGSLFRFGLHIGVNFWEAVNLTNWDPSSTIWKEVLTVAPGNNLSVCLINFGTGTPFVSSLELRPLQDVMYPFVNSSVSISYFRRIRFGQATDFITRYPLDPYDRFWEGWSFSYNTYPWMTLNTSSPVRRLPGDSTFQVPEGILQQASTLDTNYSFEINVAVGPNLDPTNLQLLPIFHFAEVVDNNPNRSFNIYSGDEMLFPDFSPSRSQVDSMHQNGRFLHNPAASFLLNKTNNSVLPPLINAFELYSLVRMDNLTTDSNDVKYMKEVKKHYSVARINWNGDPCSPREYSWEGLTCDYSKSNPNPRIVAVNLSTSRLKGGLTISFMNMVSLETLDLSHNNLTGGIPEYEMKSMKVFDLSYNQLDGPIPHSILQRYQAGLLDLRLEGNPICSKVKDTYCSNKKNTTPAMLIAVIVPVVLVSLLVVMGTLWKLYWKGKSGNDKEYAMYEEETPLHIDIRRFTYAELKFITNDFQSIIGKGGFGIVYHGTLENGDEVAVKVLKETSISESTDFLPEVQTLSKVHHKNLVTLQGYCQNKKCLALVYDFMPRGNLKQLLKGGDDYSLTWEQRLHIALDAAQGLEYLHESCTPSIVHRDVKTPNILLDKNLVGVISDFGLSRAFNDAHTHISTAAAGTLGYFDPGYHATFKITTKTDVYSFGIVLLEIITGQSPVVMDPQAVHLPNWVRQKIANGSIHDVVDKKLLDLYDASSLESVVDLAMNCLESAAVNRPTMTKVASRLKVWLPAISGTPRRTDSMDTEIPRQFRLMISRARNEGRSFQSGYTNGISQTSLFSGR is encoded by the exons ATGCGGGAGAAATCCCTGCCGGTTCTTTCGGCGCCGACGCGGTGTCGCCTGCGGGCGTCGCCTTTCCTTCCTGAGGGGCGTAGGTGTTACCCATCCTCCACTCCTCTCCGCGTGCCGGGGGAAACCGTAGGAcatgtccgggcagcagcgtcgtcgacgTCGCaccccttcttggag cggggaaaaccctttttcggtaatgaGCAACAAAAAACCTTGAGGAGCTTCCCTCAGGGTTCACGGAATTGCTACACACTGCCATCCACCATCGGGAAGTTTTTGTTGAGGGCTATGTTTACTTATGGCAACTACGATGGGTTGAACAGTACGATGAGCGGATCGCTTTTTCGGTTTGGGCTCCATATCGGTGTCAATTTCTGGGAGGCGGTGAACTTGACCAATTGGGATCCATcaagcacaatatggaaggaggtgCTCACCGTTGCTCCGGGCAACAACCTGTCGGTCTGCCTGATAAACTTCGGTACAGGGACACCGTTCGTGTCTTCGTTGGAGCTGAGGCCACTGCAAGATGTGATGTACCCTTTTGTGAATTCTTCGGTGTCAATCAGCTATTTTAGACGGATCAGATTTGGTCAAGCCACTGACTTCATCACAAG ATATCCATTGGACCCTTACGACCGGTTCTGGGAGGGCTGGTCTTTCTCCTACAACACCTACCCCTGGATGACCCTAAACACTAGCAGTCCAGTGAGGAGGCTACCCGGCGACAGCACCTTCCAGGTACCAGAGGGCATCCTCCAGCAGGCCAGCACCCTAGACACAAACTACTCCTTCGAGATCAATGTGGCAGTGGGTCCCAACCTGGACCCAACGAACCTGCAGCTTCTCCCGATCTTCCACTTTGCCGAGGTCGTTGACAACAATCCAAATAGGTCATTCAACATCTACAGCGGCGACGAAATGTTGTTCCCAGACTTCTCACCTTCACGATCCCAGGTGGACAGCATGCACCAGAATGGGCGCTTCTTGCATAACCCCGCAGCCTCCTTCCTCCTGAACAAGACCAACAACTCGGTGCTCCCACCGCTCATCAATGCGTTCGAGCTGTACTCTCTCGTCCGGATGGATAACCTCACCACTGACTCCAACGACG TCAAATACATGAAAGAAGTCAAGAAGCACTACAGTGTGGCACGAATAAACTGGAATGGTGATCCATGCTCACCGAGAGAGTATTCTTGGGAAGGTTTGACTTGCGACTACTCTAAGAGCAACCCGAATCCGAGGATCGTCGCAGT AAATCTGTCTACCAGCAGACTGAAAGGTGGATTAACCATATCATTCATGAACATGGTATCACTGGAAACCCT GGATTTGTCACACAACAATTTGACAGGAGGTATTCCAGAGTACGAAATGAAGTCAATGAAAGTTTT TGATTTGTCATATAACCAGCTCGATGGACCAATCCCTCATTCTATTCTTCAAAGATATCAGGCTGGTCTGCTTGACTTAAG ATTAGAAGGCAATCCTATATGCTCAAAAGTCAAAGATACGTATTGTTCAAATAAGAAGAACACCACACCCGCCATGCTCATTGCAGTGATAGTTCCTGTGGTACTGGTGTCCCTCCTAGTAGTGATGGGCACACTCTGGAAGTTATACTGGAAAG GGAAGTCGGGAAACGATAAAGAGTATGCTATGTATGAAGAGGAGACTCCCCTACATATTGATATCAGACGGTTCACGTATGCAGAGCTGAAGTTCATAACTAATGACTTCCAATCGATCATTGGAAAAGGAGGTTTTGGTATCGTTTATCATGGCACACTGGAAAATGGTGATGAGGTAGCTGTTAAGGTGCTTAAGGAGACATCAATATCAGAATCAACAGACTTCCTCCCTGAG GTGCAAACCTTGTCGAAAGTTCATCACAAGAATCTCGTGACTTTGCAAGGATATTGCCAGAACAAGAAGTGCCTTGCACTCGTTTATGACTTCATGCCTAGAGGAAATCTTAAACAGCTTTTAAAAGGag GAGATGACTATAGTTTGACCTGGGAACAGCGACTTCATATTGCCCTTGATGCTGCGCAAG GACTGGAGTATCTACATGAGTCATGCACCCCATCAATAGTGCACAGAGATGTGAAGACCCCAAACATCCTTCTGGACAAGAATCTGGTGGGGGTAATATCTGATTTTGGGCTTTCACGtgcttttaatgatgctcacacacacatatctactgctgctgctggcaCTCTTGGCTACTTCGACCCTGGGTACCATGCAACTTTCAAAATCACCACCAAAACAGATGTTTACAGCTTCGGCATCGTGCTATTGGAGATCATCACGGGCCAATCCCCGGTAGTTATGGACCCTCAAGCTGTCCACCTACCAAATTGGGTGCGGCAAAAGATAGCTAACGGCAGCATCCACGATGTTGTAGACAAGAAACTGCTGGATCTGTACGATGCCAGTTCCCTGGAGAGTGTAGTGGACCTTGCCATGAACTGCCTCGAAAGCGCAGCCGTCAACAGGCCGACCATGACCAAGGTTGCTTCAAGGCTCAAAGTGTGGTTGCCAGCTATTTCTGGGACCCCTCGACGGACGGACTCCATGGATACTGAAATTCCAAGGCAGTTCCGGCTGATGATTTCAAGAGCAAGAAACGAGGGGAGATCCTTCCAGTCTGGCTATACCAATGGGATTTCACAAACGAGCCTCTTTTCTGGACGGTGA